The sequence CAATCGGCCACTAAGGACAGTTTTGGGCATTCAGGCTTTACGGGTACGTTCATTTGGGTTGAACCGGCCTACAATCTGGCCTACGTTTTCCTGTCGAATCGCGTCTATCCGACCCGCAACAATAATCGAATTAGCGAGTTGAACACGCGAACCAACGTGGTTGAAGCGTTATATCGGGCGGTTAAACGTGGCATTCAATGAAAAACTACCTGATCCACTTACTGAACTACGAGCTCTGGGCGAACCAACGTGTCATTGAAGCGATAGAAGGTATTGACAATCCACCAGCGCGGGCACTTGCCGTGATGGGGCACATTTTATCCGCGCAACAGGTCTGGTTTGGCCGAGTGACAAAAGAGACGACATTTGTTTCCATCTGGGAGGATATTCCGGTAAGCTGGATGGGCGAAACCGCCGAGCGTCAACATCGAAAAATAGTCAGTTATATCAACGCTCTTGCCGAACCGGAATTGTTACAATCTTTTGATTACGTTACGTCTAAAGACCAACCATTTCAAAGCACCCTGATCGACATTGTGACGCACATGAGCCATCATGCGGCTTATCACCGGGGACAGGTAGTGCAACTCATACGCCCGATGTTGAAGGAAGCGCCCATCACAGACTTCATTGTCTGGGTCAGGGAAGAGTAGCTGCCAGAAGTTTTGAGAGTCGTTTTATGGGAATGAAAACGCCAAAAGACATCGTTCGGGAGGGTTATGATCGATTGGCCGGCGCTTATCGTAAACACTATCAATCGGATCACGAAACGAACTACCCGAATTGGTTAGCCAGTTTAGCTCTGCTCTTACCACCAGCCAGTAAAGTGCTGGAACTGGGGTGCGCCGATGGGCTACCAACTGCCCACATTCTTAGCCAGCAATTCGATTATCTGGGCATTGATCTGTCGCCTGTGCAAATTAAGCTAGCCCGGCAGAACGTTCCGGCGGCTCAGTTTGCCGTAGCCGACATGACAGCACTCTCGTTTCCGGATCAGACGTTCAGTGGTATCGTGGCGCTCTATTCAATTATTCACATTCCGCTACCAGAACAGCCAGCCTTACTAAAATCGTTGTATAACTGGCTTAAACCCAATGGCTATTTGCTCTGTAGCGTTGGAACGGACGAATGGACAGGCACTGACGAAAACTGGATAGCACCCGGTGCATCAATGTATTGGAGCCATACGGATGCCAGCACTTATTTATCCTGGTTTTCAGCAATGGGCTTTACAGTTGTGCACAGCGATTTTATTCCAGAAGGCAACTCAGGCCATACCTTGTTTTTGCTGAGAAAGTAACGGGAATAGACATTGATTTATCTACCCAGACAACGCTGCCTGTAGAATACTGCTATGCGTTCCACTTCTGACAACGAGGAAAAACCGGCAACCTTCACCGACTACCGCATTCCTGCACATATGCCGACTTTGCTGCTACAGATTCCACTCCTCAACGCATGTATCAGATTGTAATAATACAAAAAAAGAGACGCAAGTTGATTGCGTCTCTTTCAGTTACTAATCAGTTACAAGTTAGTAGGCCCGCACTAAACGACCTTCCATGAAGTTTACAAATGCTTTATTCACTACGTTGTTACCGCCGGGTGTAGGATAATCGCCCGTAAAATACCAGTCGCCGGAATGATTGGGGCAGGCACGGTGCAGGTTTTCTACGGTTTGATAAACAACCGCTACTTCTGCATTCAGATCAGCAGGTGTAACGATCTGGGCCACCTTCCGCGACAATTCTTCATGGGTGAATGGCTCAAAAATTGCCTTCACGTAATTCTGCTGCGACGAATTACCCGACTCAATGGCTGCTACACTCTGCGCATACACTTCATCGACAATGTAGTCCTGTCCACGTTCGCGGAGCAGTTCAAGAGCGGCCCGAAAACCGACAAACTCTTTAAATTTCGACATGTCGATACCATAACAATCCGGGAAACGAATCTGCGGGGCCGACGACACAATGATGATCTTTTTAGGGCCAAGCCGATCGAGCATGCGCAGGATACTTTTCTCCAGCGTCGTACCCCGAACAATAGAGTCATCGACAACGACAACGTTATCTTTCCCCTTCTTAATGACTTCAAACGTAGTGTCGTACACATGCGACACCATGTCATCGCGTTGAGAATCTTCGGCAATGAACGTTCGCATTTTCACGTCCTTGGAAACCAGTTTCTCAACTCTGGGCCGGAATGAAAGCACCCGATCCAGTTCTTCCTCGAACAGAATCCCCTCCATAATGGCTTTTTTGCGCTGTTTATAGAGGTATTCTTCCAGTCCTTCGACCATTCCAAAGAATGCTGTTTCGGCCGTATTCGGGATGTAGGAGAAAACTGTATTTTCGAGGTCGTAATCGATCTCTTTCAGAATCTGCGGAACGAGGAGCTTACCTAATGTTTTGCGCTCGTTGTAGATATCGGGATCGGTGGCGCGG comes from Spirosoma aureum and encodes:
- a CDS encoding DinB family protein, producing the protein MKNYLIHLLNYELWANQRVIEAIEGIDNPPARALAVMGHILSAQQVWFGRVTKETTFVSIWEDIPVSWMGETAERQHRKIVSYINALAEPELLQSFDYVTSKDQPFQSTLIDIVTHMSHHAAYHRGQVVQLIRPMLKEAPITDFIVWVREE
- a CDS encoding class I SAM-dependent methyltransferase — protein: MKTPKDIVREGYDRLAGAYRKHYQSDHETNYPNWLASLALLLPPASKVLELGCADGLPTAHILSQQFDYLGIDLSPVQIKLARQNVPAAQFAVADMTALSFPDQTFSGIVALYSIIHIPLPEQPALLKSLYNWLKPNGYLLCSVGTDEWTGTDENWIAPGASMYWSHTDASTYLSWFSAMGFTVVHSDFIPEGNSGHTLFLLRK